In Penaeus chinensis breed Huanghai No. 1 chromosome 2, ASM1920278v2, whole genome shotgun sequence, the following proteins share a genomic window:
- the LOC125034334 gene encoding LOW QUALITY PROTEIN: beta-TrCP-like (The sequence of the model RefSeq protein was modified relative to this genomic sequence to represent the inferred CDS: inserted 2 bases in 1 codon) produces MDLSPDLSDHELAQSGSHTRSLSVSDLSLASILPETVNETIVNGTYDRNLNRESAVNRNHAGALGCWSSELPRKSYSLPHHYKHHLVGVWHGQGRESSQSPPMAPLSPSEFKQQFTLMRQWFNSFTDEQKNRVLAELLEHIGPSQLHLLSVTIGGRLHHGCPPNCQDPVGWLPPGLALTIFSYLDPVSLAQASQVCKAWYNLATRDCLWRNLSLHNEWHLTEASHNKQLSRCRRKDGSVDWKQVFIERHRLHRNWMRAHCHVRTFEGHTEGVSCVQFDDHRIVSGSHDNTIKVWNMRTNSRCSVQTLVXHSGMVRCLHLAGNRLVSGSADATIKKVNCQLIGESSHLTGLYSGASSHAMRPILCQIDAKLHLKLTILLCSEVYWDNSGNTFSGVALALPVSSMEPICELLLAKSHPNALWALELIQWHVYHALRSKTMEVIWQLDTGQCQKTLFGHEDAVTTLTYDATTIISGSLDCTIRLWCISSGQCNGVLDWMSSEGHTGVIRCLAADPWRIVSASDDKTIKVWDRETLRRLVTLRNHTDGVTCLAFNDHVIVSGSYDKTVKLWDFSVC; encoded by the exons ATGGACCTCTCACCTGATCTCAG CGACCATGAGCTGGCCCAAAGTGGAAGCCACACCCGCAGCCTGTCTGTATCAGACCTCTCCTTAGCCTCCATCCTCCCAGAAACTGTCAATGAGACCATCGTCAATGGCACCTATGACAGAAACCTTAATAGGGAATCTGCAGTCAACAGGAACCATGCAGG GGCCCTGGGTTGTTGGAGCAGTGAGTTGCCCAGGAAGTCCTACAGTCTTCCCCATCACTACAAGCACCACCTGGTGGGCGTGTGGCATGGGCAAGGGAGAGAGTCATCCCAGAGTCCTCCTAtggcacctctctctccctcagaatTCAAACAGCAGTTCACTCTAATGAGGCAGTGGTTCAACAGCTTCACAGATGAACAGAAGAATCGTGTTCTAGCAGAACTTTTG GAACATATTGGCCCCAGCCAGCTGCACCTTCTCTCTGTGACCATTGGAGGTCGTCTCCACCATGGTTGCCCACCCAACTGCCAGGATCCTGTGGGATGGCTCCCTCCTGGCCTAGCTCTCACTATCTTTTCTTATCTTGATCCAGTTTCCCTTGCTCAAGCATCGCAAGTTTGCAA AGCATGGTACAACCTAGCCACTCGAGATTGCCTGTGGCGAAATTTATCACTCCATAATGAATGGCACTTGACTGAGGCTTCTCACAACAAACAACTAAGTCGCTGTAGAAGGAAGGATGGGTCAGTGGACTGGAAACAG GTATTCATAGAACGCCATCGACTTCACCGTAACTGGATGAGAGCCCATTGCCATGTGAGGACATTTGAAGGTCACACAGAGGGAGTATCATGTGTCCAGTTTGACGACCACAGAATAGTTTCTGGATCTCATGACAATACTATTAAG GTCTGGAATATGCGGACAAACTCTCGCTGTTCAGTACAAACACTGGT ACACTCAGGGATGGTAAGATGCCTCCATCTAGCTGGCAACCGCCTTGTGAGTGGTTCGGCTGATGCTACAATTAAG AAAGTGAATTGTCAGCTCATTGGGGAATCTTCCCACTTGACTGGCCTTTACTCTGGTGCCTCATCTCATGCTATGAGACCAATCCTGTGTCAAATTGATGCAAAACTGCATCTCAAATTGACTATTTTACTGTGTTCAGAGGTCTAT TGGGATAATTCTGGTAATACCTTTTCTGGTGTTGCTCTTGCTCTGCCTGTGTCCTCCATGGAGCCCATCTGTGAGCTTCTGCTGGCTAAGTCACATCCAAATGCCTTGTGGGCATTGGAG CTTATTCAATGGCATGTATATCATGCTCTCAGAAGCAAGACCATGGAAGTG aTTTGGCAGCTGGACACAGGTCAGTGTCAGAAGACTCTGTTTGGCCATGAGGATGCTGTGACAACTCTGACCTATGATGCCACCACCATCATTTCTGGCTCTCTTGACTGTACCATCCGCCTATGGTGCATCTCTTCAGGCCAGTGCAACGGTGTTCTAGACTGGATGTCAAGTGAAGGTCATACAG GTGTGATACGGTGCCTAGCTGCTGATCCTTGGAGGATTGTGAGTGCCTCTGATGACAAAACAATTAAG GTTTGGGACCGTGAAACTTTACGTCGACTGGTGACACTTCGTAATCACACTGATGGTGTCACCTGCCTCGCTTTCAACGACCATGTGATTGTTAGTGGATCTTATGACAAGACTGTCAAGCTGTGGGACTTCAGTGTCTGctga